From Chryseobacterium camelliae:
CAGGAAATAATATCCTTCTGCATAAGTAGCCTGTACATGCCAGGGAGCATATTGGGTGTTCACTTTTATCCAAGGTTCATTAATGAAATTTACAACTTTACTCTGTCTGAACTCTGAGAAATCCAGACCATTTACTGAAGTCCTTCTGATTATGTAGGAAGGCTTATTACCGGGAAAGTTGGAGCTGATATTATTCTGAACTTCAAAGCTTATATATTGGGCACCATTATACACGATAGTAGGAGAGATAACGTGATTATTTTTAGGAGAATAGGGTGGGTTACTGGTGTAGGCAACCTCCAGCGGGGTCCAGGAGACTCCGTCTGTCGAGGTCTGCCGTACTATTGTCCTTTGTGCGTTTCTCATTAGCTTTTTATAGTTGTTATAGCTTTTTTCTCCTCTTTTCTTTAATGCTTCAGCCTTAATCATGCTGCCCCTGTAATAAAGGGAAAATTTCCCGTTGTTATAATTCCAGTCCACATCAGACCAAAAACCTTGTATTTCTTCACCTTTTTTTTCTCTGAAACTCTCATGAATTCCCGGGGTCATCTGTATCGGCCCACCACTATTACCTGTAGGAGGTGTCCAGTTTAAACCATCATTAGAAACAACAACAGTAGGATTTTCGTATCTTTTAGAGATCTGGACATTTTCAACAGCACCAAAATAAGGCGTGAATACCATCCAGTATTTATATCCATTGAATCCATTAGGGAAATATTCTACATCAGGATGACAGTAGCTGAAATTAGGATTACTGATATCTTTAATCAGAGAAAGGTCATTTTCACCAGGGTGGTTGGCATTGGCAAAAGTTTTTATATTAATCATTCCCTTATCCGTAAAGTAATCTATAATTCCGGTGTATTCCTTATTGTTATCTGGAACAACAGGTACATTTTCAGGAAAAAATGGCTCTTCTATTTCTGAACAGGCTAATATAATAGCTAGTATGATAAAAGAACACGATGCTATTTTAAGTCTAAATGTCTTGTACATCATATTTTGTATTAGAAGTATGTAAGAATCTTATATATAAAAGTAGTTTAGGAAAACGGGTAGATTATGCTGTATTAAGTCAGAATGCAAATGCAGGTTGTATTTCATTTCTTATTTGCTGTCCTCTGGATTATGATGGATTTTTAACGATTCTATGTATTTAGAGTAGCAAAGGAATCTTTCAAATGCTTTACTCTTTGCTTCATAATATCCCTCCCAGCCACTCAAAATCTCCATATTTAGAATATATACTTTAAAAAACACAGCGCTGGGCATCAATAAGGACTTCACATAAATCTTATATTTAGGTTGTTGCTTAGGATATTGAGCATAATTGTTCGTTTCATCATTGATCTTTTCGGTATGATCAGAGATACGAGGGCAAGTATTTTTTATTTTCATCGGTACAGATGTTCAAAATGGTGATGTAAACTTTTATATTTAAAAGCCGGCATATATCTTACTTTCTGACCAGCTGTATAGATAACAGATCACTCTTCAAAATAATCCTGCTGCATTGTCCGTTTTGGAAAATATAGGTGCTGCTGCTTTCATTATTTCCCGGAATCACATATCTGTGGGGAGTTACTTCCTTTAAATTGACTAATTTCTGCTGGCTATCGGAATATATGGAGGTAAGTTTCCGGGGTTCGCTAAAGAACAGGCTCAGCATATTATTGCGTATTTCACCTATCGGCAAAGCATGGGACTGATGGCCGTCATGCACAGTATAAGAATTTCCCAGGTACTTTATTGAATTGTCTGTTTTAATTTTATCATTAGCCTGTCGGAAGACGGAACCGGATTTCAAAACTCCGTTTTCAAAAAGAGCATGTTCCTTACCAAGGATCACGACTCTTTTAATTAAAAATGTAATATCCGCAGAAAAGTTCAGCGTGATAACGAAGTTTTGATCACTTCCTGTTTTTTTCACAATTGTACTGCCCACTATCTTATCATTATGAATAACATCATAATACTGAACGGTGTTTTGTCCGTAAGACATTGTTGAAATGAACATTAAAAATGCCAGTGCTGAAATACAATAGTTATTCATATAATCTTCTTGTTTATTTTCCGATTCAATATCATTATCGTTGTGTTGGGACCGATCTTAAGGATTTTAAAGCGTGAGGCTCAATGCTGATGTAAAAACTGACATTGAAGTCGTTATTTTTTTGTGCTGACTTTTGCAAAAGTTCCTCTAATTCTGTCTGTTGGCGTCTTTAGGTTTGGATGCTTAATCATCATGATATATTACTTTTTACTTCAGGTGCTCACTTACTAAATACAGTATTGCGAAAACCTTGCGTGGAAAATTGAATATATTTCAATTAATTTTTTAATTATCAGGAGATCAGTATCTTAATTTAAGTTACATTGCATTATTCTGCTTTCTTATCATTCACTACAAAAAGTTCATGTAAAATTTGTTGAGTACCTGGAGAATTATTTCATATTCTGAAACTCTAAAAAAAACTTTGGAATAATTTCATATTGTATCATACTGAATATTAGATCACTTGCTAAAATTAGACTGCGTGTTCATAGAGATGATTTGATTATACGCCATGCATATAAGACCCGTAAAAACGGATCGCGCCTTTTTACGATCAATGAATAGAGGGTTTATTCAATGCAATACCTACTTATGCTTATGCTATTCGGTAATGATAAGAGATTGTTTTATGCTGTATTAGAAACTATAACATGCGCTGTAGAAAGAGGTGAAAGTAAATTTGGTAATTAATTAAAATATAATTTTATATATGCAAAGATCATTATAGCAATGGATTCATTTATGTAAAATTCTAAATCATACAAATCTTGTCAATTTAAGTAATGATATTATGCATTAATTTTTTGCATTAATGGTATATCTTAAACCTGTCCGCAAACTGAAATTAACTGGATTTTTTTCAACATTGGTCCCATATTCGTTTTTTTCAGGAAAGAAGTACCGTACGCCCGGTTCTATATACACCCCAAAATTTTTATTGAAACGATATTCCACTCCCGGGGCAGCGGCCAGGGAAAAACGGATGCTTTGCGGTTTGTAGGAAGGGTCGTTCTCTGTAAATTTTTCTCCGGCTATTTCATACTTATCTGTTCTTTTGGATGCCAGAGCTATATCAGCCTGCCCGCCGGCACCAACATACAATAGAAATTTGGGCTTGTTAATAAATCGGTAATTAAGCTGCACAGGAACACCAATATAATGGACTACCTGCTTTGTAGAATAATTATACTCATCAGATCCTGCATTAACTGTAGAACTGAGCTTTGTATAAAAAACTCCTGAGCTTATACTCCATTTTTTTGAAATGTCTGTATTTATAGAAATACCTACAGATAATGCCTTGTTTTTTCTGATGGTTGAACTGACCTGCTGGTTTTGATTACCAACAACAATGTCATCAAGGTAGCCGGAGCCCGGACTGTCTACAGAAGATGGATCAGAACCAAATCCAGTATCATTGAATGAAGCATAGCCACTTGCTACTGAGGCTGCGCCTGGAATGATTCCGGCTGATAATAAACTTCCCCCTAAGATTTTAATAATACTGGGCTTTTTGTTTTTAGCAAGAATTTTTCGCTTTATATTGATGTCTTCAATAAGTTTGTCTGCTGTAATAATTTCATCATTTTGCTCAGCTGCTTTCACTAGCTCCTGAGTTGGACTTGTATTTGTTAAGTCTGGCCTTATTACAGTGTCATCGATGGCTACTGAAGGCACTTTTGCGTTTGAGATGGATGTACCTAAAGATAAAGCGTTTACTTGATCGGGTTCAGTCCCTTTATCGGCAAAATGCTCTTCAGATTCCTTACCGATAGAACTATTCTCTTCTATATCTGGTGTACCTGTACTAACCGGTGCTGTCGCCTGCAATAACTGTCGGTCATTGGGATACTGTGAATCCTGAGACATGCTTTCATTTTGAAGTTCAGAGGGCTTATCAGCCGTTTTGTTCCTGCTTGCAATTGAATTTTTTTCGGATGGCGAAGGATTATCTTTTAAAAGAAAGAATAAGACGGAAAAAAGCAATAAGCAGGCAGCCACTGATGCTGCCAGAGTAACTAACCTGATGATGGGCGCTTTTTTGACCGGCACAATTTTTTCGTTATTTTCCGGAAAAATGCGGGCTTCTATAGCGTCCCAAAAATCATCTTCATATTGCGGATCATGATCATTAACCTTATCTCGCAGCTTATTTAACCATTTATCTTCCATAGCCTCCTTTATTACTGTTTTTGTAATCGGTAATTTTTTTTACCAGAATCTTTTTTGCCCTGTGAAACTGGGATGCTGAAGAGCTCTCCGCTATACCAAGACGTTTTGCTATTTCCTTATGCCCCATATTTTCAAATACAAAAAGGTTGAAGACGGTCCTGTAGCCATCCGGAAGTTCCTGAATCATTGAGTACAATACAGATTCTGGAACAGCTTCCACTTCAGGTTCATCATGATCACCAGTATCAGGAATTTCCTGGGGATCAACAGATTCTTCCATATTTTTAGTAGACGCCCGCAGGTAAGCTAAGGCTTCATTAATAATAATCCGAGTCATCCATGCTCTCAATGAACCATCTCCTCTGTACTCAAACTTATCAATGGACTGAAACATCTTTACGAATCCTTCCTGTAGGATATCGCCGATCTGTTCACGATCACTGATGTAACGTCCGCATATCCGGATGAGATCCCTGGCATGCAAATTATAAAAATATTTCCAGGCATTTTTTTCCTTTTTTAGAAGGTCATTTACCAATTCCTGTTCATCGGAAATAATTACTTTTAAAGGATTGGCAGGCATAGGCTGATCATCACTAGATTTTAATGACAAATTTAGGTTATTAAGAGTAAAACTGATGTCGTACAAAGATAAATTCATAAAAACTTCATTAAATTTGAGTTTAATGCGTTTTCAAGTTGATTTTTTCATCAATTGAAATGCTAAAAAGGGGCGCATCACTTTGGATGCTGTCCCCCCCTTCATAACCACATTAATCTCACATTACTTAATCTCCACTGCACTTAAGCTTCCTTCACCAGCGGTGCGTTTATTTACAATAAGGACAATGCTTGGGATGATTGTATAGGTCTGTTTTTTACCGACAGACTTTCTATAGTTGATCACCAGTTTCCCATCTGCTTTTTTAACGACTGATTGTGCTTTCATTGATATGTTGTTCTTGCTTTCCTGGCCTATGACCGCTAAAACGTACTCCTTTGAAAAATCAATTTCAGTTGGTTTGGACTTCATTGTTGCTGCTGCCCCAAAGTATTTGTCAAATTCTTCCTGTGTGGCAATTTTTACTACTGCAGGCTTAGCCGTATTGTTGGTGAAATAATTTTTTGCTTCCCGAAACGTTATGCTTACTGCTCTGCCTGTTCTGCTATCCATAGTTGATAGAGCTTCTTTTTTCCTAGCTGCAACCTGTGCAGATGTTGATGTTGTGCTGATTGCTATTGCAAGGACAGCAAATAAAAATGTCTTTTTCATGCTTTTACTATTAATATTGTTAAACTAGAATGATCATTTAGTACGCTTGGGCAATGATGCGAAGAGCACGGTAAAATATCTGTGCTATTTGGCACTCAGATTTTTGCATTGTACAAACTTGAAATGAATAGGTGAAGAAGCGACTACTTTTCCGTCCACTGAAATCTGGGTTGCCTGCACTTCAAAGTTGATTGTCTTTTTGGAGATGCTATATACCGGCTGGCTGGTTACATTGAAGGATACATTTACATTCTTAGTTTTCCCGTCTTCAAGAACGTCAAACTTCATCTGCTCTGGTGTAGCGAAGACATTGATAATCCCTGATTCTGTTGATACAGCCGAATAATCCATTTTGAGTAGTCCAAAAGGCGTTTTGGCAAGTGCGGTCTGCGCCTGTTGGCTATCCTTTATCACTAATGGTATGATCTCATCTAATGGCATCTGGCCAAGCTCTATGCCCACACCACCAATAGCGAATTTGGTTGAATATTTTTTGGTAGCTGTACCGGTTACATTAAGTTCACCCGAATATTGCCCGCCTACTGCCGTTACGTCTTTTGGCCTAATGATATCATCTCTTTCGCATGAGGTTAAGAAAAGGATGGTTAATGCTAAGACTGCAGCTACAGTTTTTGATATTGATACAATTTTCATATTTTAAATTCTTTAAATATTTTAATTAATGTCCTTATTTCGAGTACTCATTTAGTAAATGTGATATTTTTGAAAACCTTGCATGAAAAAAAACATATAATATGTTAATTATTTGTAAATCAGGGTTTTATTTTTATGTTGATGACTGTTTGTCTTTGGACCAATACTTTTGTATGCAGATAAAATCTGTATGTAACCTAGGCTTTTTGCCATGATATACCTAACTCAAACAAATTAGACTTAATAATCAATTTTTAGATCAGATAATATGAATGTGCTGACGTTTACAATTTTGCGCCTACCTATAAATTTTTGCTTATTTATGAATAAGGATAATGCCTCCCAAAACCTGACCGTAACACCTGAATAAATTATCAAAAGATCAAATGGTGTGATTTAGTGCTGATGTAGTAATTATTTTTACTGTGTAATTTTTCTTTAATATCACAAAAGGAGTAAAGCATATTTTTGATGACTAAGTAAAACCATTAACTGAGGAATAGGAAAACTCGGTTGATAAATAGGGATGTGATGGGGAAGGGGGAGCGTACAGCGTGAAAGAGCTTGTTTTGGCAAGGATTAAAAACTACAAACCGAAGGTTCGACAGAGCCCACAAGTCACAAAAATTTTTAAACCTTGACTTGCTGTATCATCAGATCGATATTATGACGGCCATCTTTTGGCTAAGTTTCTCAAAGCATTGCAAAATTATTAGTGATGCTATCTATGAACCGAAGTTGTCTGATGCCTGATTTTGGTATGCCCGGATGTTAATTTTTTTTCATCTTTACTGCTTGATAGAAGAATCTCTCCCATTTCTTTTTAAAGAGTCTAACCGGAAAAACTTTACAGAATGGATGAAAAATCCTGTGCTGGCCGGTAATTTATTATCAGAGATATAGGATAAAAAAGAAAATTTATCAAAAAAAATATTTTTTTAATATGATTGTAATCATGTTTAATATTTTTCGTTATATTTGTTAAGGTATTGAAATTTTGTAGAATCAAATAAAAAAAACAAATGAAAAAAGTTTTATTACTTCCGTTACTCGGGTTTATTCTAATTACTAAAGCACAAGTAGGGATAAGGACTGATGCCCCTTCAAGTACGCTGGATATTGCGGGATCATTGGAAGCCAGTTACCGTGAAATCACCGCTAACAGTACTTTATCCGCTACAGATTATCACGTATCATTTGCAGGTACATCCGCAGCAACGGCAAATTTGCCTCAAATGTCAACCTCAGACGGTTCCGCCTCAGATTTCAGGGGAAGAAAATATTTCATAAAAAATAACAGCTCGAGTTCTAATCTTACTTTAGCCGCGGCTTCCGGCCAGACGATACGGATCGGAGGAAGTAATGCGGCAAATAATACGTATATTTTATCTCCAGGTGTACTGGGCATCCTTACCGCCAATGCGACCAATGGCTGGGATCTTGATCTCGCTGTCAATACCATTCCGGATACCAGCTGGAAGATCACGAACAATGCTTTTAACGGTACTTTGAATACATCACAGACTATCCCAACCGGCACTACGTATCAGACGATCACCGGGAGCAGTGTGACGGTTACCGTACCCCCGGGATACAACCAGTCTATTGTGACGCTTAATTTTGACGGTTGGGGGCATACGTATTTTTCAGGTGTATCCATGGGTTCATTGCGGTTCCAGATCGTCCAGACGGGAACAGCTGCTACGACCTATGGCTCTACCACCATGAGCTCCTGGGCAGCCCCGGTCAATACATCAGGCTACTACAGGTATACCTTTCCGGCAGCGTACTCTATTTCTAATCTGGCTCCGGGAACCTACACTTTTAACTTACAGGTTGTAAGAGAAGGGGAGGCAGGTTCAGCACCCAATGAAGTTGTTATATGGGGAGTTCAAAGCAGAGCGGAAGTATACAGTAAAAATTAATGTTTACCATACAGTTGTTGTATGCATACGCTAACTGATTAGGCACAGCCCCATTAAATACACGATACTTAAAAATAATATTCATATGAAAAAAGTTTTATTACTGCCCTTTTTGGGAATAATTTTGATCACAAACGCGCAGGTTGGAATAAATAATAATACGCCTTCAAGCACACTGGATATTGGAGGATCACTGGAAGGAAGTTACCGTGAAATCACCGCTAACAGTACTTTATCCGCTACAGATTATCATGTATCCTTTGCAGGTACATCCGCAGCAACGGCAAGTCTGCCTCAAATGTCAACCTCAGACGGCTCCGCCTCAGATTTCAGGGGAAGAAAATATTTCATAAAAAATAACAGCTCGAGTTCTAATCTTACTTTAGCCGCGGTCTCCGGCCAGACGATACGGATTGGAGGGGGTAACACGGCAAATAATACATATATTTTATCTCCCGGTGTACTGGGTATCCTTACCGCCAATGCGACCAATGGCTGGGATCTTGATCTCGCTGTCAATACCATTCCGGATACCAGCTGGAAAATCACAAACAATGATTTTAACGGTACTCTCAATGCAGCACAGGCCATAGCCACCGGTAACACATATCAGACGATCACCGGGAGCAGTGTGACGGTTACCGTACCCCCGGGATACAACCAGTCTATTGTGACGCTTAATTTTGACGGTTGGGGAGACGTGGACCATACTGGGGTATCCATGGGTTCATTGCGGTTTCAGATCACTCAGTCAGGAACATCCGCAGCAACCTATACTTCTACCTCAATGACTTCATGGGCTGTTACAAACACAGGAGTATCCAGGATCAGATTTACGTTTCCGGCAGCGTATTCCATTTCAAATTTAGCTCCCGGAACCTATACCTTTAATATACAGGTGGTGAGAGAAGGGGAATTGGGCTCTGCACCTAATGCAGTGAATATCTGGGGTATTCAAAGTACTGCGAAGGTGTATAGCAAGAATTAAAGCATATTTCAAGAAAGAAGACCATAATTTTTACCTGAAAAAAATCAGGGTGTTCCTTAGATTATTCACTGAGTAACTCATCATAATCAACCTATTAAAGCCGTTAACCCAATTGTGGTGACGGCTTTTCCTTATGTTATTTTGCACAGCAGTATCATCAGGGTTTTCTGTCAGGTTATGAACAAAATGCCTGTGGGATCAAGATAATTTTAATGAAATCATTGCCAACGGCTAAATGTAAAGCTTTTTTATTTTCTACAATCTTCAGCAGGTTTTTGAACTATTGATTTCAAAATTTATTTACTTATTACACAGATTAATTGTTCAAAACAATGATTTAGATCATATTTATGTTAAATATTTCTATTCGTGTGGTATGTTGATAAAAAAAATTAATATGTTTGCAACTACCCAAAAACTATATTAAACATGATGAAATTTTTTCCAGTACTTTTTTATGTATGATGTTTACTAACGCACAGGTTGGCATTAGTAAAACAATATATGCCGGCATACTTGAGTTAATGGTTCTTTAGACGTATGGTATACGGAGGTAATGGTTGTTCATATTTCAAATTATTTATGATCATTATTATGAATTTCAGAGAATCCTTTTGATCTCAGAGATTGGCATCCTGTTCTGACGGAAGTAACTCATGCTTCTCGATGTGTTTACTTCATCGTTAGTAAACGCTGCCAATAACGGAACTTCAACCAGGCTGACAGTTTCCGTAGAGAGGATAAATTTTACAGGAAATAACGGATCTAATAACAGTAACCGGACCGGAGTTATTTTATTGTCCAGAGCCTTTTTTTAAGGCCAAGAATAACCATGATATAATTGAACAGTACATAATCCTGTAAAAGATAGGGGGGTGATTCAGATATCTTTTGCAGGATCATAACATTCGATAAAATTCAGGGTTTCAATCAGGCATGTGGTGCAATACATTTGATTTTTGTTTTTTAAAGCATGAAATTCCTAAAACTTGAACCGGAGTAATACATTAGTACAAAACTATATAAATCAGTATGATAATTAATTTTTTGATTAAGTATTTAAGAGCTTTTCTTCCGAAAGAATATTTCTGGCAGATCCCCATTGATGGTAAGCCGGTTTATATTTATGACATCATCATCAATAATCAATTGGAAGGAAGAAGTAAAAGTGACATTATTAAATTGTTTGAAAAAAATAGTATATCTTTTGTTTCAGAAAACAGATGGAAATATTTTGTCAACACGCATAAAAAAAAGGAATATGTACTCATTATGCATTTTAAAAATGATTCCCTGTCAAAAATAAATTACAAGTATAAAAAATTGTCCTCATAGGATCAGGAATCTCTTCAACGGGAACAACAGGGATTCCATGTCCAATATCTGTTTCCGTGATGAAGATTGAACGGGAAGCCTTCCGGAATGCCTTGTGCCGCGGATGGTGTTGTCCGATCTTCATTTCTTTCGGT
This genomic window contains:
- a CDS encoding DUF6134 family protein, translated to MNNYCISALAFLMFISTMSYGQNTVQYYDVIHNDKIVGSTIVKKTGSDQNFVITLNFSADITFLIKRVVILGKEHALFENGVLKSGSVFRQANDKIKTDNSIKYLGNSYTVHDGHQSHALPIGEIRNNMLSLFFSEPRKLTSIYSDSQQKLVNLKEVTPHRYVIPGNNESSSTYIFQNGQCSRIILKSDLLSIQLVRK
- a CDS encoding outer membrane beta-barrel protein, whose translation is MEDKWLNKLRDKVNDHDPQYEDDFWDAIEARIFPENNEKIVPVKKAPIIRLVTLAASVAACLLLFSVLFFLLKDNPSPSEKNSIASRNKTADKPSELQNESMSQDSQYPNDRQLLQATAPVSTGTPDIEENSSIGKESEEHFADKGTEPDQVNALSLGTSISNAKVPSVAIDDTVIRPDLTNTSPTQELVKAAEQNDEIITADKLIEDINIKRKILAKNKKPSIIKILGGSLLSAGIIPGAASVASGYASFNDTGFGSDPSSVDSPGSGYLDDIVVGNQNQQVSSTIRKNKALSVGISINTDISKKWSISSGVFYTKLSSTVNAGSDEYNYSTKQVVHYIGVPVQLNYRFINKPKFLLYVGAGGQADIALASKRTDKYEIAGEKFTENDPSYKPQSIRFSLAAAPGVEYRFNKNFGVYIEPGVRYFFPEKNEYGTNVEKNPVNFSLRTGLRYTINAKN
- a CDS encoding RNA polymerase sigma factor, with translation MSLKSSDDQPMPANPLKVIISDEQELVNDLLKKEKNAWKYFYNLHARDLIRICGRYISDREQIGDILQEGFVKMFQSIDKFEYRGDGSLRAWMTRIIINEALAYLRASTKNMEESVDPQEIPDTGDHDEPEVEAVPESVLYSMIQELPDGYRTVFNLFVFENMGHKEIAKRLGIAESSSASQFHRAKKILVKKITDYKNSNKGGYGR
- a CDS encoding DUF4840 domain-containing protein, whose protein sequence is MKIVSISKTVAAVLALTILFLTSCERDDIIRPKDVTAVGGQYSGELNVTGTATKKYSTKFAIGGVGIELGQMPLDEIIPLVIKDSQQAQTALAKTPFGLLKMDYSAVSTESGIINVFATPEQMKFDVLEDGKTKNVNVSFNVTSQPVYSISKKTINFEVQATQISVDGKVVASSPIHFKFVQCKNLSAK